A window of Corvus cornix cornix isolate S_Up_H32 chromosome 4, ASM73873v5, whole genome shotgun sequence contains these coding sequences:
- the NMU gene encoding neuromedin-U isoform X6 produces MGHLCHHQPPAATPQRSLRKAGDAAALPGSPLLLLFVLLASSMSACKGAPMPSQALESDEDLQLLKEIDDACSAYLSTDSQPRVSSTLEELCFLVMGFLQKPQGLDEKDNTKRFLFHYSKTHDSGNSDIMEELEGPRVIQSRGYFFYRPRNGKRSVDFR; encoded by the exons ATGGGACACCTCTGCCACCATCAGCCCCCCGCGGCCACCCCCCAGCGCAGCCTGAGGAAGGCAGGAGACGCCGCGGCTCTGCCCGGGTCCCCGCTACTCCTCCTCTTCGTCCTCCTCGCCTCCTCGATGTCTGCTTGCAAAG GTGCACCGATGCCATCCCAAGCACTCGAATCAGATGAGGATTTGCAGCTGTTGAAAGAG ATAGATGATGCATGTTCTGCTTACCTGTCCACAGATTCTCAACCTCGG GTGTCCAGTACACTGGAAGAACTTTGTTTTTTGGTCATGGGATTTCTCCAGAAACCACAG GGTTTAGATGAGAAAGACAACACCAAAAGG TTCTTATTTCATTATTCTAAGACTCATGACTCGGGCAACTCAGACATCATG gaagaacTTGAAGGACCCAGAGTTATTCAAAGTAGAGGCTACTTTTTCTACAGG
- the NMU gene encoding neuromedin-U isoform X4: MGHLCHHQPPAATPQRSLRKAGDAAALPGSPLLLLFVLLASSMSACKGAPMPSQALESDEDLQLLKEIDDACSAYLSTDSQPRVSSTLEELCFLVMGFLQKPQFLFHYSKTHDSGNSDIMSSVLHPLLQLVPQLNERRLKRYKLDEELEGPRVIQSRGYFFYRPRNGKRSVDFR, translated from the exons ATGGGACACCTCTGCCACCATCAGCCCCCCGCGGCCACCCCCCAGCGCAGCCTGAGGAAGGCAGGAGACGCCGCGGCTCTGCCCGGGTCCCCGCTACTCCTCCTCTTCGTCCTCCTCGCCTCCTCGATGTCTGCTTGCAAAG GTGCACCGATGCCATCCCAAGCACTCGAATCAGATGAGGATTTGCAGCTGTTGAAAGAG ATAGATGATGCATGTTCTGCTTACCTGTCCACAGATTCTCAACCTCGG GTGTCCAGTACACTGGAAGAACTTTGTTTTTTGGTCATGGGATTTCTCCAGAAACCACAG TTCTTATTTCATTATTCTAAGACTCATGACTCGGGCAACTCAGACATCATG TCGTCTGTCCTGCATCCTTTACTGCAACTCGTTCCTCAGCTTAATGAGAGAAGACTGAAGAGATACAAACTGGAC gaagaacTTGAAGGACCCAGAGTTATTCAAAGTAGAGGCTACTTTTTCTACAGG
- the NMU gene encoding neuromedin-U isoform X2, whose product MGHLCHHQPPAATPQRSLRKAGDAAALPGSPLLLLFVLLASSMSACKGAPMPSQALESDEDLQLLKEIDDACSAYLSTDSQPRVSSTLEELCFLVMGFLQKPQGLDEKDNTKRFLFHYSKTHDSGNSDIMSSVLHPLLQLVPQLNERRLKRYKLDEELEGPRVIQSRGYFFYRPRNGKRSVDFR is encoded by the exons ATGGGACACCTCTGCCACCATCAGCCCCCCGCGGCCACCCCCCAGCGCAGCCTGAGGAAGGCAGGAGACGCCGCGGCTCTGCCCGGGTCCCCGCTACTCCTCCTCTTCGTCCTCCTCGCCTCCTCGATGTCTGCTTGCAAAG GTGCACCGATGCCATCCCAAGCACTCGAATCAGATGAGGATTTGCAGCTGTTGAAAGAG ATAGATGATGCATGTTCTGCTTACCTGTCCACAGATTCTCAACCTCGG GTGTCCAGTACACTGGAAGAACTTTGTTTTTTGGTCATGGGATTTCTCCAGAAACCACAG GGTTTAGATGAGAAAGACAACACCAAAAGG TTCTTATTTCATTATTCTAAGACTCATGACTCGGGCAACTCAGACATCATG TCGTCTGTCCTGCATCCTTTACTGCAACTCGTTCCTCAGCTTAATGAGAGAAGACTGAAGAGATACAAACTGGAC gaagaacTTGAAGGACCCAGAGTTATTCAAAGTAGAGGCTACTTTTTCTACAGG
- the NMU gene encoding neuromedin-U isoform X7 has translation MGHLCHHQPPAATPQRSLRKAGDAAALPGSPLLLLFVLLASSMSACKGAPMPSQALESDEDLQLLKEIDDACSAYLSTDSQPRVSQTEVSSTLEELCFLVMGFLQKPQFLFHYSKTHDSGNSDIMEELEGPRVIQSRGYFFYRPRNGKRSVDFR, from the exons ATGGGACACCTCTGCCACCATCAGCCCCCCGCGGCCACCCCCCAGCGCAGCCTGAGGAAGGCAGGAGACGCCGCGGCTCTGCCCGGGTCCCCGCTACTCCTCCTCTTCGTCCTCCTCGCCTCCTCGATGTCTGCTTGCAAAG GTGCACCGATGCCATCCCAAGCACTCGAATCAGATGAGGATTTGCAGCTGTTGAAAGAG ATAGATGATGCATGTTCTGCTTACCTGTCCACAGATTCTCAACCTCGGGTGAGTCAGACAGAG GTGTCCAGTACACTGGAAGAACTTTGTTTTTTGGTCATGGGATTTCTCCAGAAACCACAG TTCTTATTTCATTATTCTAAGACTCATGACTCGGGCAACTCAGACATCATG gaagaacTTGAAGGACCCAGAGTTATTCAAAGTAGAGGCTACTTTTTCTACAGG
- the NMU gene encoding neuromedin-U isoform X5, with translation MGHLCHHQPPAATPQRSLRKAGDAAALPGSPLLLLFVLLASSMSACKGAPMPSQALESDEDLQLLKEIDDACSAYLSTDSQPRVSQTEVSSTLEELCFLVMGFLQKPQGLDEKDNTKRFLFHYSKTHDSGNSDIMEELEGPRVIQSRGYFFYRPRNGKRSVDFR, from the exons ATGGGACACCTCTGCCACCATCAGCCCCCCGCGGCCACCCCCCAGCGCAGCCTGAGGAAGGCAGGAGACGCCGCGGCTCTGCCCGGGTCCCCGCTACTCCTCCTCTTCGTCCTCCTCGCCTCCTCGATGTCTGCTTGCAAAG GTGCACCGATGCCATCCCAAGCACTCGAATCAGATGAGGATTTGCAGCTGTTGAAAGAG ATAGATGATGCATGTTCTGCTTACCTGTCCACAGATTCTCAACCTCGGGTGAGTCAGACAGAG GTGTCCAGTACACTGGAAGAACTTTGTTTTTTGGTCATGGGATTTCTCCAGAAACCACAG GGTTTAGATGAGAAAGACAACACCAAAAGG TTCTTATTTCATTATTCTAAGACTCATGACTCGGGCAACTCAGACATCATG gaagaacTTGAAGGACCCAGAGTTATTCAAAGTAGAGGCTACTTTTTCTACAGG
- the NMU gene encoding neuromedin-U isoform X1, with protein MGHLCHHQPPAATPQRSLRKAGDAAALPGSPLLLLFVLLASSMSACKGAPMPSQALESDEDLQLLKEIDDACSAYLSTDSQPRVSQTEVSSTLEELCFLVMGFLQKPQGLDEKDNTKRFLFHYSKTHDSGNSDIMSSVLHPLLQLVPQLNERRLKRYKLDEELEGPRVIQSRGYFFYRPRNGKRSVDFR; from the exons ATGGGACACCTCTGCCACCATCAGCCCCCCGCGGCCACCCCCCAGCGCAGCCTGAGGAAGGCAGGAGACGCCGCGGCTCTGCCCGGGTCCCCGCTACTCCTCCTCTTCGTCCTCCTCGCCTCCTCGATGTCTGCTTGCAAAG GTGCACCGATGCCATCCCAAGCACTCGAATCAGATGAGGATTTGCAGCTGTTGAAAGAG ATAGATGATGCATGTTCTGCTTACCTGTCCACAGATTCTCAACCTCGGGTGAGTCAGACAGAG GTGTCCAGTACACTGGAAGAACTTTGTTTTTTGGTCATGGGATTTCTCCAGAAACCACAG GGTTTAGATGAGAAAGACAACACCAAAAGG TTCTTATTTCATTATTCTAAGACTCATGACTCGGGCAACTCAGACATCATG TCGTCTGTCCTGCATCCTTTACTGCAACTCGTTCCTCAGCTTAATGAGAGAAGACTGAAGAGATACAAACTGGAC gaagaacTTGAAGGACCCAGAGTTATTCAAAGTAGAGGCTACTTTTTCTACAGG
- the NMU gene encoding neuromedin-U isoform X3 — protein MGHLCHHQPPAATPQRSLRKAGDAAALPGSPLLLLFVLLASSMSACKGAPMPSQALESDEDLQLLKEIDDACSAYLSTDSQPRVSQTEVSSTLEELCFLVMGFLQKPQFLFHYSKTHDSGNSDIMSSVLHPLLQLVPQLNERRLKRYKLDEELEGPRVIQSRGYFFYRPRNGKRSVDFR, from the exons ATGGGACACCTCTGCCACCATCAGCCCCCCGCGGCCACCCCCCAGCGCAGCCTGAGGAAGGCAGGAGACGCCGCGGCTCTGCCCGGGTCCCCGCTACTCCTCCTCTTCGTCCTCCTCGCCTCCTCGATGTCTGCTTGCAAAG GTGCACCGATGCCATCCCAAGCACTCGAATCAGATGAGGATTTGCAGCTGTTGAAAGAG ATAGATGATGCATGTTCTGCTTACCTGTCCACAGATTCTCAACCTCGGGTGAGTCAGACAGAG GTGTCCAGTACACTGGAAGAACTTTGTTTTTTGGTCATGGGATTTCTCCAGAAACCACAG TTCTTATTTCATTATTCTAAGACTCATGACTCGGGCAACTCAGACATCATG TCGTCTGTCCTGCATCCTTTACTGCAACTCGTTCCTCAGCTTAATGAGAGAAGACTGAAGAGATACAAACTGGAC gaagaacTTGAAGGACCCAGAGTTATTCAAAGTAGAGGCTACTTTTTCTACAGG